From a single Desulfuribacillus stibiiarsenatis genomic region:
- a CDS encoding protein kinase domain-containing protein — translation MLCKVDELQLRFGEVVTGCWSKSSYRVIRELGRGAIGVVYLVENLNNNQVCAMKIAPSMQNIVAEYNRLRKIQKEVQSQHFGPLLYELDDIVEAQVKYYYYTMEYIEGSSLVDKHRNMTFDTKVQSLQEILTYLHTLHQKQYIFADLKPENILIENKTEKIRFIDFGGVVSVGKMVKQYSDLYDRGSWRMGSRKADLQYDIFAFGIIMMQMFTKPDHLTNAIKNTLPIYALYDIIHKELAPSLKVIGIKLFSEKYNSADDVRKDIQSYVIDKKVIQNPTSSTLRQAKAVNASQSIKVTTFSIKRGFQWNWIDGAFWASFVFMVGSLMLFFI, via the coding sequence ATGTTATGTAAAGTCGATGAACTACAGCTCCGATTTGGGGAAGTTGTGACTGGTTGCTGGAGTAAATCTTCTTACCGAGTGATTCGCGAACTCGGCCGCGGCGCAATTGGGGTCGTATATTTAGTAGAAAACTTAAATAATAATCAAGTGTGTGCGATGAAGATTGCACCATCGATGCAAAATATAGTAGCTGAATATAATCGTCTACGAAAGATACAAAAAGAGGTTCAAAGCCAGCACTTTGGACCTCTTTTATATGAATTAGATGATATAGTAGAGGCACAAGTAAAATATTATTATTATACAATGGAATATATTGAAGGAAGTTCATTGGTTGACAAGCACCGCAACATGACCTTTGATACAAAAGTCCAATCTCTTCAGGAAATTCTAACATATTTACATACGTTGCATCAGAAGCAGTATATTTTTGCTGATTTGAAACCAGAGAATATTCTAATTGAAAATAAAACCGAAAAGATCCGTTTTATCGATTTTGGCGGAGTCGTATCCGTGGGGAAGATGGTAAAACAATATTCTGATTTATATGATCGTGGATCATGGCGTATGGGGAGTCGTAAGGCAGACCTCCAATATGATATATTTGCCTTTGGAATCATTATGATGCAGATGTTCACAAAGCCAGACCATCTCACAAATGCAATAAAAAATACACTGCCGATTTATGCCCTATATGATATAATACACAAGGAATTGGCCCCTTCATTAAAAGTGATTGGTATAAAATTGTTTTCTGAAAAATATAACTCAGCAGACGATGTCCGTAAGGACATACAGAGCTATGTAATTGACAAAAAAGTAATTCAGAATCCTACGAGTTCTACACTCAGGCAAGCGAAGGCTGTAAACGCTTCACAATCAATCAAGGTAACGACATTTTCAATCAAACGAGGATTTCAATGGAACTGGATTGATGGTGCTTTTTGGGCATCCTTCGTTTTTATGGTTGGAAGTCTGATGTTATTTTTCATATAA
- a CDS encoding threonine/serine exporter family protein, whose product METAYDFDKALEISKLAGKIMLYAGAETYRVEDTIIRVASACGMEADSYVTPTGFFITLHREKETESAIVRIKYRTIDLNKVSLVNGVSRDLSTGRINPDQALERLKEIANLPSEYSQSFINISAGVASGGFAYLFGGNLFDVMAASLAGTLVNIAVNFFTKRQAVIFLATFLAALVAGSTAVLSITIGLGTQLDKIIIGAIMPLLPGVVLTNAVRDMIAGDLVSGVARLAEALLIASAIAAGIIVILSMVI is encoded by the coding sequence ATGGAGACTGCTTACGATTTTGATAAAGCGTTAGAGATATCGAAACTAGCGGGAAAAATCATGCTATATGCAGGCGCAGAAACGTATCGTGTGGAGGATACGATTATCCGAGTCGCAAGTGCATGTGGTATGGAAGCAGATAGCTATGTGACTCCTACTGGATTTTTCATTACACTACATAGAGAGAAAGAAACAGAATCGGCAATCGTTCGCATCAAATACAGAACGATAGATTTAAATAAAGTGAGTCTAGTGAATGGTGTATCGCGTGATTTATCGACTGGACGGATTAATCCGGATCAAGCGCTAGAAAGATTAAAGGAAATTGCAAATCTGCCATCTGAGTATTCACAGTCCTTCATTAACATTAGTGCAGGGGTGGCGAGTGGGGGTTTTGCTTATTTATTTGGTGGGAATCTGTTTGACGTTATGGCGGCAAGTCTTGCAGGGACACTCGTTAATATAGCGGTAAATTTTTTCACAAAAAGACAAGCAGTGATTTTCCTAGCAACTTTTCTAGCGGCACTTGTCGCAGGAAGTACGGCAGTGCTAAGTATAACCATTGGCTTAGGAACCCAACTAGACAAAATTATTATAGGTGCAATCATGCCACTCTTACCTGGTGTTGTACTAACGAATGCAGTGCGGGATATGATTGCTGGGGATCTGGTGTCAGGGGTCGCGCGGTTAGCAGAAGCATTGTTAATTGCATCAGCAATCGCAGCAGGCATAATTGTTATATTGTCGATGGTGATTTAA
- a CDS encoding threonine/serine exporter family protein — translation MLLEVFFAFLASAGFAILFQAPKSCLFAGGMIGTGGWISYRLLALVGVPNILTLFFAAIVVAALSEWMARVFKVPVTVFAVSGIIPLVPGSIAYSTMYNFARGNYIEGLALGAKTFLTAGAIAAGLVFVGALARIVKYQGDQKHGESIADNNTK, via the coding sequence ATGTTGTTAGAAGTTTTCTTTGCATTTCTTGCGAGTGCAGGTTTTGCGATACTTTTCCAAGCACCGAAATCCTGTTTATTCGCTGGAGGGATGATAGGAACCGGTGGATGGATTTCATACCGATTATTAGCATTAGTCGGAGTACCCAATATTTTAACACTGTTTTTCGCGGCAATCGTAGTAGCGGCTTTAAGTGAATGGATGGCCCGGGTATTTAAGGTGCCTGTGACGGTATTCGCTGTATCAGGGATTATTCCGCTTGTACCGGGAAGCATTGCCTATTCTACGATGTACAATTTTGCCAGGGGGAATTATATAGAAGGACTGGCATTAGGAGCGAAGACGTTTCTGACGGCTGGTGCAATAGCAGCAGGGCTAGTGTTTGTTGGGGCTTTAGCTAGAATTGTGAAATATCAAGGAGACCAAAAGCATGGCGAATCCATTGCCGATAACAATACGAAATAA
- the tilS gene encoding tRNA lysidine(34) synthetase TilS, with translation MANPLPITIRNNVLELANQAVVVGVSGGPDSMALLDVLQSLKEELNIHSIVAHLEHGFRGQESIEDAKYVEQYCLKYGLTFEMKSVNMPFLIEQRKGSSQEESRRERYQWFREIAKKYHAKYVLLGHHADDQVETVLMRLLQGTSLDGLSGMAVKRHWNGLTIVRPMLFVSKEDIEAYCKEQGIQPRRDPSNATNKYLRNKVRNHLIPLLEQEYNPKVKDAILNLVELGKEENDYMQTLALNSLKGLLEEEKQGKFYKVNRNGLINVPLPLQRRVILLILYYLQKSTRFEKRHVDILLRWIATPESGGILQLPGTVKVIREAEAIIFTTYVHSKPGIGAIEASTDSQVVLPSGSRIEFHVFDYETARRIKPTRNLVLFDWEMLKEKRLTVRSRIDGDRMSIWGMEGSKKVKDILIDAKVPAHQRESIPLIVSEEEIIWAAGVRRSSKAPVTDDTKNVLCIQYIE, from the coding sequence ATGGCGAATCCATTGCCGATAACAATACGAAATAATGTTCTCGAGCTAGCGAATCAAGCAGTTGTTGTGGGAGTGTCAGGGGGCCCTGATTCGATGGCGCTGCTAGATGTCCTACAATCGCTAAAGGAAGAATTAAACATCCATAGTATTGTTGCACATCTAGAACATGGCTTTAGAGGTCAAGAGAGTATTGAGGATGCAAAATATGTCGAGCAATATTGCCTAAAATATGGCCTGACGTTTGAGATGAAATCTGTTAACATGCCATTTCTTATCGAACAACGCAAAGGCTCTTCCCAAGAGGAATCGAGACGGGAGCGATATCAGTGGTTTCGCGAAATCGCGAAAAAATATCATGCGAAATATGTCTTATTAGGTCATCATGCCGATGATCAGGTAGAGACTGTGCTTATGCGGTTGTTGCAAGGTACTTCGCTAGATGGTCTATCGGGTATGGCAGTCAAACGTCACTGGAATGGGCTGACGATAGTCCGCCCGATGCTGTTTGTCAGTAAGGAAGATATTGAAGCATACTGTAAAGAGCAAGGAATCCAGCCAAGGCGGGACCCATCCAATGCAACGAACAAGTATTTACGCAACAAAGTTAGGAATCATTTAATTCCTTTATTAGAACAGGAATATAATCCGAAGGTAAAGGATGCAATCTTAAATCTTGTAGAGCTAGGGAAAGAAGAAAATGATTATATGCAAACCCTAGCATTGAATAGCCTTAAAGGTCTCTTAGAGGAAGAAAAGCAAGGGAAGTTTTATAAAGTGAATCGAAATGGCTTAATTAATGTTCCTTTACCTTTACAAAGAAGAGTTATTTTACTAATATTATATTATCTTCAAAAGTCCACTAGGTTTGAGAAGAGACACGTCGATATCCTATTACGCTGGATTGCTACTCCTGAATCAGGAGGAATCTTGCAGTTGCCAGGGACAGTGAAAGTGATTCGCGAGGCAGAAGCGATAATCTTTACTACATACGTACATTCCAAGCCAGGAATTGGGGCAATAGAAGCGAGTACGGATTCACAGGTAGTATTACCCTCGGGAAGTCGCATAGAATTTCACGTGTTTGACTATGAGACAGCACGACGAATCAAACCGACACGTAATCTCGTCTTATTTGATTGGGAAATGCTCAAGGAAAAACGATTAACCGTGCGAAGTCGTATCGATGGTGATCGAATGTCTATTTGGGGTATGGAAGGCAGTAAAAAGGTGAAGGATATTCTAATAGATGCGAAAGTACCTGCTCATCAACGCGAGAGCATCCCATTGATAGTATCAGAAGAAGAAATTATATGGGCGGCAGGTGTACGTCGAAGCTCAAAAGCACCAGTTACGGATGATACGAAGAACGTTTTATGCATACAATACATAGAGTGA
- the hpt gene encoding hypoxanthine phosphoribosyltransferase: MRNDVLEVVLSEEEIQNKIIELGKQISKDYEGKNPLAICVLKGAVMFMGDLLKRIETDVEIDFMAVSSYGSSTESSGVVKIVKDLDTEVAGRHVLIVEDIIDSGLTLSYLSDMLHRRNCASLKIVTLLDKPHRRKVDLHIDYRGFEVEDAFLVGYGLDYGEKYRNVPFIFIPKPEVYS; encoded by the coding sequence ATGCGAAATGACGTATTAGAAGTCGTACTATCAGAAGAAGAGATTCAGAACAAGATTATCGAATTAGGAAAGCAAATTAGCAAAGACTACGAAGGTAAGAATCCGCTAGCTATATGTGTGTTAAAGGGCGCGGTTATGTTTATGGGGGATTTGTTGAAACGTATCGAAACAGACGTTGAAATTGACTTCATGGCAGTTTCTTCTTACGGTTCTTCTACTGAGTCTTCGGGTGTCGTTAAGATTGTCAAAGACTTAGACACGGAAGTGGCAGGCAGGCACGTATTAATCGTAGAGGATATCATAGATAGTGGGCTGACATTATCGTATCTTAGTGACATGTTACATAGAAGAAATTGCGCATCGTTAAAAATCGTCACACTACTGGATAAACCACACCGTAGAAAGGTTGATTTACATATTGATTATCGCGGCTTTGAAGTCGAGGATGCCTTCTTGGTTGGATATGGGTTAGACTATGGAGAGAAATATCGTAATGTGCCGTTTATCTTTATTCCAAAGCCTGAGGTGTACTCATAG
- the ftsH gene encoding ATP-dependent zinc metalloprotease FtsH, with protein MNRFVRSTGFYLLIIVLTVGIINVIAKDGPVIEELKYSDFRQHLTKGEVIDVTIVPDGLAYRAEGKLVDGKNYVVYLPWTEKTPEELLQVGDYDVKPQERDSVWITVLTSMIPFIIILILFFFLLNQSQGGGNKVMNFGKSKAKLYTEDKKKVTFKDVAGADEEKAELEEIVEYLKDASKFVAVGARIPKGVLLYGPPGTGKTLIARAVAGEAGVPFYSISGSDFVEMFVGVGASRVRDLFETAKKNAPCIIFIDEIDAVGRQRGAGLGGGHDEREQTLNQLLVEMDGFAENSGIIIMAATNRPDILDPALLRPGRFDRQITIGRPDVKGREEILKVHSKNKPLADDIELGVVARRTPGFTGADLENLLNEAALLAARKSKTKITTSELEEAIDRVIAGPSKKSRVISEFEKKIVAYHEGGHTIVGFHLKHGDAVHKVSVVPRGGAGGYTVMLPKEDRYFMTKSELLDRITGLLAGRVAEEIVLGEISTGAHNDFQRATELARRMVTEFGMSKLGPMQYGKPQEQVFLGRDFHSEKNYSEVVAHEIDTEIRGIIADCYKRAKELLEKHYAQLELIAQALMQRETLEAKEIEMLINKGYIEDEKGIKLTYNADGSKKVDNDLKLKDEATKDKTEEKNESVEDSKIGDQEATDKKSE; from the coding sequence ATGAACCGCTTTGTCCGCAGCACAGGCTTTTACTTACTGATTATTGTGCTGACTGTAGGAATCATCAATGTGATCGCGAAGGATGGACCTGTCATTGAAGAACTGAAGTATTCAGACTTCCGACAGCATCTTACGAAAGGCGAAGTTATTGATGTAACGATAGTTCCTGACGGTCTAGCATATCGAGCGGAAGGTAAGCTCGTGGATGGTAAAAATTATGTAGTTTACTTGCCATGGACTGAGAAAACCCCTGAAGAGTTACTACAAGTTGGAGACTATGATGTAAAACCGCAAGAGAGGGACTCGGTTTGGATTACTGTATTAACATCCATGATTCCTTTCATTATAATTTTGATTTTATTCTTTTTCTTACTAAACCAGTCACAAGGTGGCGGGAATAAAGTAATGAACTTTGGTAAGAGCAAAGCGAAGCTCTATACGGAAGATAAGAAAAAGGTAACCTTTAAAGATGTAGCTGGCGCCGACGAAGAGAAGGCTGAGCTTGAAGAAATTGTTGAATATTTAAAGGATGCTAGTAAGTTTGTTGCTGTAGGCGCTAGAATTCCGAAAGGGGTCCTTTTATATGGTCCTCCGGGAACGGGTAAGACATTAATTGCCCGCGCAGTAGCAGGAGAAGCTGGTGTTCCGTTTTATAGTATCAGTGGTTCTGATTTCGTTGAAATGTTTGTTGGGGTTGGTGCATCCCGTGTACGTGACCTTTTCGAAACAGCGAAGAAGAATGCACCGTGCATTATTTTTATCGATGAGATTGATGCCGTAGGACGTCAACGTGGCGCAGGTCTCGGTGGCGGACATGACGAACGCGAACAGACGTTAAATCAGTTGCTTGTCGAAATGGATGGTTTTGCTGAAAACAGTGGGATTATCATTATGGCAGCGACGAACCGCCCAGACATTTTGGACCCTGCGTTGTTACGTCCTGGCCGTTTTGACCGTCAGATTACGATTGGCAGACCAGATGTGAAGGGTAGAGAAGAAATTCTTAAGGTTCACTCGAAGAATAAGCCACTGGCAGATGATATTGAACTTGGTGTTGTAGCAAGACGTACGCCAGGATTTACGGGTGCCGATTTAGAGAACTTATTAAATGAGGCAGCGTTGTTAGCCGCTAGAAAAAGTAAAACCAAAATCACGACTTCGGAATTGGAAGAGGCGATTGATCGCGTGATAGCTGGGCCATCGAAGAAGAGCCGTGTAATTAGTGAATTTGAGAAGAAGATTGTTGCGTATCACGAAGGTGGTCATACGATTGTAGGGTTCCACTTGAAGCACGGCGATGCTGTGCATAAGGTATCTGTTGTTCCAAGAGGTGGAGCTGGTGGTTATACTGTCATGCTGCCGAAGGAAGATCGTTACTTTATGACAAAGTCAGAGTTATTAGACCGTATTACAGGGCTATTAGCGGGACGTGTAGCTGAGGAAATAGTCCTTGGAGAGATTTCTACAGGTGCACATAACGACTTCCAACGTGCTACAGAGCTTGCTCGTCGCATGGTAACAGAATTCGGTATGAGTAAGCTTGGGCCAATGCAATATGGTAAACCACAAGAACAAGTCTTCCTAGGTAGAGATTTCCACTCAGAGAAGAATTATAGTGAAGTGGTAGCCCACGAAATCGATACAGAAATTCGTGGTATAATTGCGGATTGCTATAAGCGTGCGAAGGAATTGTTAGAAAAGCACTATGCACAGCTTGAATTAATTGCTCAGGCGTTAATGCAAAGAGAGACCTTAGAAGCGAAAGAAATTGAAATGTTAATTAATAAGGGCTATATTGAAGATGAGAAGGGTATAAAACTCACCTATAACGCTGATGGATCAAAAAAAGTTGACAATGATTTGAAGTTGAAAGATGAAGCCACTAAGGATAAGACAGAGGAGAAAAACGAGTCTGTCGAAGATTCAAAAATAGGTGATCAGGAAGCAACCGACAAGAAATCCGAGTAA